The Macrobrachium rosenbergii isolate ZJJX-2024 chromosome 29, ASM4041242v1, whole genome shotgun sequence genome contains the following window.
GCCCCCGGGGAACCCACCTCCGAAACCACCACCCAAGCCTCCGAGGCCTCCTCCGAAGCCGCTTCCGAAGCCTAATGGTCTGAAGAGGCCGCTGAGGGCGCCGAACAGGTTGGGCAAGAAGAACCTCTGGCTTGGGGCTGCTCCTGCAGGTTGGCCTGGTGCGTCAGGTCTTGGGAGGGCGATGGCCGTCCCCAGGACCAAGGCGAAAAAGAAGCTTAGGACGGCGGAACgcatctgaaataaataaataaatagatgaatgaatacTACAGTTTCTGAAGGGAGCCATCACGTTACAGCTAGCTAAGGGATCTGTCACACTACAGTTTCTGAAGGGAACCATTACAACACAGGTTATTAAGGAACCTATTACTCTACATTTtctaagttcttcgttggacgagtcggtatagttctcggctagcactctgctgggcccgagttcgagtctccgaccggccaatgaagaattagaggaatttatttctggtgatagaaattcatctttcggtataatgtggttcggattccacaataagctgtaggtcccgttgctaggtaacccattggttcttagccacgaaaaacaagtctaatcctttgaggccagccctaggagagctgttaatcagctcagtggtctggttaaactaaggtatacttaaccttttctACAGTTTCTGAAGGGAGATTGTGATTTTAAAAGAGCTTGTCCAAGTAAAATGTAGTTAAACAACCGGTTTAGCATCAGAGGCTCATAGTTTTTGGGAGAAGGCCTTAATGGGCGTTAAAGTCACGATACAAGAGACAAAATCCAAAgtgatactttttgttttagtgtttttgctcagtaacattaatttcaaaagctAAATTTTGGCAGAGTTGAAGATTTTGAATAATAGCATTCACGATGTTACAATTTATAtccaagaaacaaaattatatacatttaaattaagaaaaactcATTGTATCACACTTCactatacatgtttatatattaaacGATTAAGTCATTTTCTTTCTGCAATAACGTTGTCTGTTTTCTTGACATCAGAAAGAAAGATCAAAACACTTTGcgtttcatatgtatatatatacgtatatataactatatatatatatatatatatatatatatatatatatatatatatatatatatatatatatatatatatatatatatatatatatatatatatatatatataaaataaatattctgaatCAAGTTCATGACCATTTTAGTTCGTTCGCTTACAAAAAATAGTTTATAGCTTAGCACCTCACTTCAACTCACTACTCTCTTCTAAATTTGCTTTTTCGTTTAACAATCATCAGTGAAAAACGTCCTGATCGAGAGTGATTAAACAGTGAAATGTACAAAAATGACGAAATATTACATTTCAAACCGAACATCACTCCAAacacttttttcattaattaattagtCAAAGTAGCAATATCTTAAGACAACTAAAAGTGGCTGACaaaaaatctgtttaataaaaaaggaataaagaaaaatttaactcAGTCAATCGTTATGAATATACGTACGAAAAACTGATCAGTCTGTTTTTGGTAACTGTCGCTTACAATTCACTAAAATGCGCAAACATAAGtagagaaatttatgtaaatatattagatTCAAGTAAAGATACACAAATTTATCCCTATTTGATGCATATGTACAGTAGGGATGTCATGTATTGCGAATAAAAAATTTTCGTAATACATAGCAGCAGATACAACTCCTTAGATACTTATAACTCTCTTAACTGAAGAaggaatatttttactttgagTCAGGTTCCAGTTCTGTAAAAgactttctttaacaaagaacTAAACATTACTGTTTAACTTAATGCGGGAATATCTGGCGAATAAGGAATATTTTCCGGTTCCCGTTTAGCAAACTAGCGCCAGAATGGATGTTCAGCGATTCTgcattaatgttttaaaaataattctttaaaagccGGTGTTGAAGAAATTGCAAAAACTGTATCTATCATTTAAAATGTCGAAATTTCTTGAACTTGACTTCTTACagccattttttctctttgaattttGAATCTCACAATACCGAAAAGTAGCTCACTATTGCATCACTAATACGCCATTgtattcgctaaaaaaaaaaacacaattataaattaaaaaaaaaaaaacgaaaacactgaCAGAACATTTTCCTACCTTCGACTGAGTCTATATCCTTCTTGAAGATCGCTGTTTTCGAGAGTGTTGCAGATTCTTCCCTCTCacggcatatatatacatacgaggcATATGCACAGCCTACGCGTGAAGACGAGTTCCTAGTTAggaaatcatcttttttttctgagtAGGATATTTACTACCGGTCCTGGAAGGATGTCTGCATATAAGATCAGTGCAATTTTGACTGGCCTAGAGCAAGGGGCGTCCTACCTGTGTTTACGCCCACACCCATTTCCAAACCCGTCCGACACTTATCATTTGTTACGAGCGttcttatgttttcattttagatGGCTGTCATTTTCAGGCCTAGATTTTAGCTAGAACGTCAGGTCTGAATCACGAAAAGTTAGCTAAAACCAGGAAAGGTATTACTAGAAATCATTTCTTTTGATGGATAACGCTAGTGCAGTGGCGTTTTATTccgagaaatttttaaaaaacagtagCCACTGACAACACAGAAACATGAAGCAAGTACGTAACATTTCTTCCATTCATAAAAAGCCAAACAGTGACGTGCAAGTGGGACATCTAACTGCCCCTTTGTTACCAGGATATCAGTCCTTCGTGGCGTAATTCCAAGAACACAATTCACTTCAGATGTGACATCAAGACAATTTCTGTCCTCAGTATAGAGACAGAGGGTGGAGAGGCCAGACTAGCAGGCTAGGTCATGGCAGTTGGTTCTTTCATACccaattctattaaaaaaaaaaaaaaaaaaaaaaagaaaaatttcatattcagtGTTTCAAAATTTGCCAAGTGTGATTCTTGGCCAGTGTTTATTCCGAAGATCAATAGACTCATCATGTTCACTAAAGTCCGTCATAACTGATATGTTTTTGTTCAGATTTCCAGGAATCTTTGCTCTCTTTCATTtccctacagaaaaaaaaaacatatcttccCACTTGGGTAAATTTTTCCCTAGATTGTTTCCCGAAAAAAATTCAGTGGAAACGaaataagaaatgtaattctcaaaaagaagcaaaataaatgtataaagtgATAGAAAAAGTTGAGCTTATTATGTTTCAATATGATTGCAGCCATTTAGACGTCTCATTTCTCATTGAAATCCCACATGATTACCAACTTATCAATTAAGTGATCTTTACCGCTGCTCCCCGTaggatggtagtgccgtcagtgcacctcatgctgtgcactgtaggcattgcttaaggttctctgcagcgtcccttcggtccctagctgcaacccctttcgttccttttactgtacctcctttcacattcgggtggaaagtaaaaggacaaatgtttcatagtgcaactgcgaggttttcctcctgttacacctttcaaacctttcgactaccaatttccttttcagcgccgaatgacctcataggtcccagcgcttggccttgggccaaaattctatatcccattccattcctttaTTCGTTCTAAATAAAGTGGCTACCAACCATGCCCAACAAATAACCAAAAGCAACGAGGAAGTTAAAACAGATTTAAACCACGACATTTAGCGGGTCTTTGCGTAGGTACGTATAACGTATCGTTAAACACTCCTGACTTAAGTTATTTTCCGGTTTGGCAGTCGTACAATATAAGTACGAAAGGGACCGAAAGGCGACCTTGTCCCTGTcgcaaaaggaagaagaagaattatgataactggaagaagacgaagatcaccaacaacaacaacaataatcctCATGACGTCGTAGACGTGGGTTTATCATGACGTCATAAGAagtggttttttttcttcttcttcttatttccgAGCTCTGAGGATACGCGAACCTTTCATAGAAATCAAGGAAGTGGGTTTCATTTACACCTCCATGTTAAGTATATGGTCGTATAACAATAAGACTTAAggagataaaagaataaacatacaGCCGAAGAGACAAATAAACATTAGAACTGTTGAATCGTAAACAACACTCGAGCAAGATAGAAAACAGCTAAAGAAACAGTTAACAGTTGGCAACCGGAACAAAATCacggtaaacaaaaacaaaacaaaaacaacaatggcGTATCGTTAAAAGAAACCGAATGAACAACGAAAGAGAACCAACAAGTACAACCAAAAACAAAGCAGGAAATTAAAAGTCTAGCAGCCTCGCATATGGCTAAGATGTGCCGTACTCGGGTCTGCCGTGAATATCAACCTCAAGACAGGCGTTGGCGTATAACTGTTCAGTCTTTACATTGAAAAGTCCTTTTACCCCACCgtgcgtacgagagagagagagagagagagagagagagagagagagagagagagagagagagagagagagaactcactaAATAAGGTGGATATCTCCTTTGGCGTTTGGAACCGCCCTTtcatagaattttatatttgtgtgtttgtagctTTTTGTTCTCACAGCATCCATGATGCAAATTATCTTACTTTAAAAGTCAAGTTCGTGTTAGTTTGCTTCCTTGACTAGTTTGGCTAAGATCCGAAGAATGGAAAGTAACCAATGAGAAAATAGTAGGATGGGCCcttaaaaatagagtaaaatccctaatttcttcattacaaacaaaactttcatttacatttttctggatgatcaacattaagTTAAATACTATCTGCGTGAGTTAAATTTCTCATACTTCGTCACATCAAAGTTAGTATGAATTCACTTCCTAATACTTCCCAGTAtaattttagatatagtttttgTAATGACATCGAAATTATTtcgatgtatatataaaaaaactatctgTATGGATATTTAATATATCCAAATATCAATCGTAACCGAGTTCATAATCAGTAATGAAATTAGTCGGGTATATTGCATAGTCTTAAcaaattattcaatttattcataTCAAAATACATTACATGATCGTATTCAATCATTCAGCATACCAAGATGCACATCAGATTCATTTCCAGATATCCGGCGTATTCATTACGAAATGCCGCCGATATTCGTACATACATTTCCAAGAAAACGCAGATCCGTACACCGTATTCCATGAAGGCCATCTTGGAACGTACCGACAGCCTTTCtgtattccataaaaaaatcgattgtcatttgtgttattttttatcttggtATTAATTCCACACCACCAAGATCATTTCGACCTTCTGGTGAGGGCGTCTGTACGAGGAAATGTGGACGCAGCCAGCATGTGGCTGATTTAGAATTAATCCTAAGCATTCATTATACCTGTCAGTAGCACTAATCATTCGTCTGGTGCAGAAATAGAATGTTTCTGTTCATTGCTCCTAAGAGTCATATCTATACGAAAGACATTGAAtcgatttttatataaatgtccaAGGTTAATTTTCCCGATTTTTACGTTGAGGAATTCATGATTTGAATTATGTTTGtctttttacaaacaaaatgaaacgaGAACAGCACACTTTTGTAATCAGTGTCTCATCTTACCGAAACCATTCAACTCAAGGAAACTGggttctaaaataataatttgcaacgATCAGTTGATGCTGCTCAAAGAAAGATATAAACATAATGCAATGGAGTGAAATATTGAGACAAATGATTTACCATTTACAATATGTTGCAGCTGATTACATCAAATATTTCACTATTTTCTTCGTTGTTCGTTATATCAATTTGATTTTTCTCTTCACTTACAACTGCACttactctctctctactctctctctctctctctctctctctctctctgatatctatTGTGtgtctatctaaatatatatatatatatatatatatatatatatatatatatatatatatatatatatatatatatatatatatatacatatactgtatatatatatgtgtgtgtgtgtgtgtgtgtatacacacacacacacatatatatatatatatatatatatatatatatatatatatatatatatatatatatatatacatacatatatacgatatctctctctctaaatatatatataaatatatatatatatatatatatatatatatacatatatatatatatacatatatatataaatatatgtatgtatatctctcatatatactctctctctctctctctctctctctctctctctctctatatatatatatatatatatatatatatatatatatatatatatatatatatatatatatatatatatatatatatatatatatatatatatatatatatatatatactatacatacaatataaacatGTTCTAAcctgcagggagagagagagagagagagagagagagagagtctaggcaAAAGGGGAAGAGAGAACTCGCCATTCAAGGCCGCGCGACTTCCTAGAGAACTGCGACCACCTTGTGGCTTCCCCAAGACTCGCAGCGACAGGAAATTATTATTCACCCTGATTGTACGTTCGACAGAAAGCGCCGATGAACAACTTGCTTATTATAACGCGAttagttttattcttcttttatcttaCAAGTTCAAAGTTAtgttggacttttttttattagtttatttcctttttttacgtgGCTTTCATCTTTCGCCCTCGATTCGATTGGTGGAAGATGGATAGGAAGGCGAATATTTTTTACCGAGAGTAGATGTCTTATTCTGGaaagagaatattatatatatatatatatatatatatatatatatatatatatatatatatgtatatatatatatatatatatatatatatatttaaaatataaatataaataaatgtgtctatatatatatatatactatatataaatatccataaacacgcacgcacacacatacaaacactcacacacacatcacacacatatatacacgcatatatatatatatatacatatatacatatatatatatatatatatatatatatatatataagatagatatatagacagatatatgtgtatgtgcatatatgtatactgtatctatatatgtataaatatatatatatatatatatatatatatatatatatatatatatatatttttgcgttTGTGTTTTAGTCCATGTGTGTGACCTAAATTCAGTTCTGTTTCGTTATTCCATGACGATTGCTTACTGCTCTTGCGTTCCCTATTCTCCGTCAGTAATAAGAGGAAATGTAATCATCTGTTTTCCCATATAAGATTACCAAGTATTGCAACCCCTCCATAAAACTCTGTACCGCGCCGCATCAAGTTTCGTCACGAACCTGAGACGGAAGAAAGGTCACTTCCTCGTTTCGCCGAGACTAGAAAATCTCGTCGCTGCATTGTGTTGTGTAGTCATGTGTCTCGTATTTCCTCCGTCGCGTGAGCGATGCAGTTCTGTGATCAGAAATGTTCTTGtagcagtgtttatttttaatcttaaatctgaaaaaattacgcTTTTATTTTCTAAGCCATTCTGTCATCAGTTTGACGAAACGTAACCGCCTAGCGTGAGACCGTCTTGTACGACCCACGATGATAAGTAGAATCGATTCTGAGAAATCAATTCTTCAGGAATCATCCATTTGTATCATCTAGGTAAATATACACAAGCAACcaggaaacaaaacatttatcCTATCACGTCAGAGCAACTACTTTTAATTATGAGGCAGCTTAGATCCGCGCTCTTCAAACAAGCCAAGTCATGCCTTTATCATTGAAAGATTTCCTCTTAGAGGCCAGCGTTTGCGACCTTTACGGACACGAAACTAGTCCAAAAAGTCAGTCAGACAATCTTGCTGACGGTCAAGGTAAACAATCGTTTTTACTTTAGATGCCGTGTCATTACACTTCAGGACACGTGGCTGGATGACTGTTTACTAGAATATCCAGCTGAAAAATGAACGCCATCAAGAACTTTCCACATGATGGAATAACAGATGACTCATAAGCTGAATGGACGTCTTATCAGGACACGTGACTGAAAAACTGGAGATGTGACTGAATGAAGGCTGGCTTTAAAGATCAGGCGACTCTATGTCTTACAAACTAGATATAGAGCTTACCCAAAATAGAAAAGAGCAGGACCAGGAAAAGCAAAAAGTTTGAAAGGGGCCAAGAagagagatgaatgaaaaaaaaaaaaaaagagaccatgAGTGAAGGGTAGACTCAACTGCTCTTGCATATAACGAGAAGGGGAATGAGAATGTATGGGTCAACTCGCCTGCTCATTTATTATGCCCAGCCTGGTCCCCATTTCAGAAGTCAAGCGGGTGAAACCCACAAATGAAATCCACTGAATCAGAAAATGAGAGCGAAGGTCCTCTCACTCCCTGTTGTTTGTAACCACAGTTCATTAGCTTcgtgtatattttatatctgtaaaGTGGCTTGTCACTTGCGTATAAAACCATtcctaataaaaaatttatattaattattttatttattaaaaaaatttcacatttacTTATAGCCACAATaacttgtatattaaaaaaaaaaacttgataccTAGACAAATACTTGGTTGTTGGTCAGCTGTTGTAGGTTACATATTTGATCAATACTCCATCAATATGTATAGTAATAAACCATAACAATTTATCTATGAGAACATTTCATGAAACAACTTGAAATATCATACgagtaatgtatacatacattcatcatTATTTACTGTAAAACATACATAAGGTTACCAAAGAGTAAATCATTACACACGAACAATTTTTCAACAGTTACAGTGCATGTTCATTACAGTTCATTACAGCAATTAATTGTCACGAGTGTAGCACAGTTCCAAGATAAGAACCGAGAGATGAAATTGCACAGGAACGCAACACAAACcaattaaacaaataacaaaataatgttaCAATCGTCCTTTTCAATAATGGGTCAGTTACACCATATGATGCCTACCCTCCATTATATTTTCGTATTGTATATAAAGCCTGAACTTAAACGGTGTCATTATTAAATGTACGTCAGAATAGCTCAGCGAATTTTTGGTCGAAACCATGACCTATAACCGTCAACATCATCAGGAAATGAACATATTGTTCAAAATTATTTCAGGGGTGTGAATTCAATaacaaatcccccccccccacccacgaGGTCTTTGTCAATGCCTAGGCTACCCTCACCTTACTCGGAAGAAAGCAATTGATAAACAAGTAAGAATGAACAAGGAAAAAAGCACCGAACGTctttatatgaaaaaagaaataaaaaaaaataaaacgggggTCACTGGAAAAACTAGTTTTGTGTTCAGCATCGCGCAGGACCGGTCTGAGCGAAGATAATTGGGGTGTCGTGAGAtactttcagtttcttttgatTGGATCATCGGCGCTGCTGTCGACTGTTTCCGCTGGCCGTTCGTTGGTtgatgtctttttctttattccattgaATTGTCGCCTTTTCATGTTGCTCAAGCTAAGGTCAGACTCTCTTTCCGAATCGATCGGGTTCTGTGGTGAAGCGTGATTTCGTACGTGTGACCGCTTTGGTAGATATACGTAAACAAATGGTATTGCTGGCGTATATATAcggtaaatatgtatgtatatatgcataaatatacatatatgtacaattatattcatatagcttacatatatgtgtgtgtgtctgtgtacgtgtgtTATGTCTTTGGCAGATATACGTAAACAAATGTATGTggagcatatatacagtaaatatgtatgtatatatgtatatgtacaattataTTCATATAGCTTACATATATGTCTGTTATGTGAATGTAAACGTCTTACTGACAGTAAAGTAAGGCGTGAACAGTTTCcttggtatatgtaatgtaagaGGAATTGAAAGGTTAAGATATATTGAGACACAAGAAGAGGTAACATAAGGAATAACACctgtgaaaggatggatcagagtgtttacAGATGGTCTGGTCATTTGGGAAGAATGGGAGGACGGGAGGCTGGTGAGAAGTAATAATTGAGGCCCGGAAGTGTTAGAAGAAAGGAGCagaggaagacctggaaaggGCTGGAAAAATGGAGTGGTAGAGGCTTTAAAAAGGGAGGGTCTCCATTTTAAATGAAGAGAATGAGTGCATGCAGTATAGAGGATAATTATGAATATGcctgttatctttattttttttctagggcAACCTCTTGGTACGAgaaacggttatatatatatatatatatatatatatatatatatatatatatatatatatatatatatatatatatatatatatatatatatatatatatatatatatacatatatatatatatatatatatttatatttatatatttatatatgtacatataaataaacgtttatacatgcagacatacgtacagacagacatgaatacatacaaacatacgtttgtgtgtgcgtgtcaaaTGTTAGCGTATAATTTCCTCTTGAAATTTAGTAATCAGTATGAGTAAAATTATTGGAAATGTTATTAGCGATTCTTTTGCTATTAAAACTTACCAATTAGTAGCTGTATAATTTATCAaagcattattatattataaatttataacatcATACCGATTCAGGCTCAAATTTTATCCATTCTCTTAAACAAACACTCATTACAAAGCAAAGAGAGGATtacctaatgtaaaaaaaaaaataaaaagcaccaAAAATACTTCCTACGCTTCCGACAACAAAGGAATAAGGAACTCACAGGTATCCTTCAGTTTCTCAGAAATCCATGATCCCACCGACCGAGCGGTCCTGTGGGGTACTGATAAGAACACCAATTTCTCCTTCTGTCCataactttgtttgtttgtttgtttttactttttttttatttctttttttaaagagttgtagttttttttttttttttttagcagatgtGTCACCTGTTTATTCACGTTTCCTGAATGAGGAAAAGGTACATTAAATTATTAACTGCCTGCAATGAGGATGAGAAATGAAAAGCGCTGCACCACAATAGGATGAACTTTGGATTCATAGAAGGTGATGAAATTAGAAAGCTATTAAAAGTATCTGTTTGACACGAGTAGTGTCGACTAGTAGTGCCTAAATAAAGCTTTGGACACTGgataatgttttaaaagtttttttttaatattagtttattagtttGCTAATGTGGATGGTGAAATGTGAAGTTGGTACACTtatattatttgtaaacaaatatagCAGGTGTTGTTAGAATAAGAGAACATTTATATCATAGCGTAGGCATTCAGAGAGTGGGTAAATAAATTCTAGGAAGGCAAAGAAGGAATGCAAAAGAGCGTTCGTAAACATGCACCTTGGCTACTAAATATCCACTAGAAAATAATAGGTTTCAAGCCGATCTGTCTACCAATAGATGCAAAGCGATAAGGTTTCATACTTCCATATACACTGGCGACAAGGTTAAGAAGTGAGCATAGATTAACAGGTAAACCAGATCACTTTGAATGTTTATGTTGGCTGAATGAAAGGAGACACTTTGAAGAAAGAGGTTTGTCATCTTAAAGGAAACTGGAACCAGCAAATGTAAGCTAATAGCAAAATAcattaatagttatatattttacagGCTGCTATCTGCCTGTCATACAACTATGGTTTAATCATAAtttaatgaatatgaagaaaactttatatcGACCTTTGACAACAAGATCagaataacaaatttttttaaagaatctatAATGTTTCTTATGTAAAGCCACAACTGGCCTTTCAATACAAGAATATTTAGTAGTTCCATACTGGAGTACTTTACAGTTAAAGTAAGGTCACAATTTCTCTTGGAATcaaaatgaattgaaactttcTACAGGAATGACATGGAATTTCATGAACATATAGAATAGAATGTGCTCCCAAAGACTGTGGTATATGACTGTAAATTGACGAATGGCAATTACATAACACCAAAtaggtaaataagtaaattagGATAAAAGTATTTGAATATAGCTTACTCtccagaaaaaacacacacacatacttttcaAATTTAGAGGTTTCAGAGGCCATGGCACCTATTAAGTCTTGATAACAATAATTACGTGCACCCTACCCGAAGCAACGTACCTAACTTTGGCACCTGAGTTGACCCAGGAGGCTAACGGGGTTTAATACCCAAAATCAGTTATGCAAAACATGACTGGGAGATGTTGAACCTCCCAAAGTAACCATGCTGTCATCTGAGCATAAGTAGGATTAGGTCATGAAGGAAAGAATACAACTTATGTATTCAATAAAAACTGGATGTTTGGTAGGatgatttatattaataaataatcagtCGAGTAAGAATCCTTTGTGAAATGAACAAGAAACTGAAACTTTGGATATAGGTCAAAAATTTGCATAAAGTAGAAAATTTGCATAGAATTACAACTGTTCCATGCATTAGATTAACATTATATCATTACATAACTTACCAACAAACAGAATCAAATCAATTGTGTGTTATATCTTCTGTAAAAAATGTAATCATCAATTACAATACATTGGATTTACAGATTTGCAAGTTTATAGTAAATACGGATGAGGCCTGCCCTAAACTGAAAACCAGCTCATATCTGGTgagtattgtttgttttttataataataataataaagtatttttgtgGCATATATTAAGTAACAGTGGATTAACGATTGCAGACTTTCTCAGGAATACTTCACAGTATAGATCCCACAGAAGGATATTAAAACTGTATAGTTACTCACAGAACCGTTTTCTTTAAATCCcttcaatgaaaaagaaaacagacctCGTTGGCACAGGCTAACCttcatacatgaaaaataaaatgttataattcAGTCTAGAATGTAAGACAGGCGCACTTTGAAAAGCTCCCATTCCTTTTTAACTGATATGTTAAATCAGTAACAATTCAGAAACCAAGATTACGTAAGATTCGTGACACCATAAGACAAATAACTCGAC
Protein-coding sequences here:
- the LOC136854377 gene encoding pupal cuticle protein Edg-91-like; translated protein: MRSAVLSFFFALVLGTAIALPRPDAPGQPAGAAPSQRFFLPNLFGALSGLFRPLGFGSGFGGGLGGLGGGFGGGFPGGFGGGQGGYPGGYGGYQGGGYGYGGGLFG